From Rhododendron vialii isolate Sample 1 chromosome 10a, ASM3025357v1, the proteins below share one genomic window:
- the LOC131303264 gene encoding glucan endo-1,3-beta-glucosidase 8-like: MARAMVLLWACSLLLVSANVAEAIGVNWGNTLSSHNLLPSVVVRLLKDNGIDKVKLFDSDPWIVKAFAGASIEVMLGVPNSDLKRLSDDYGQAQDWVKHNLTKHLYQGGVDIKFVAVGNEPFLKSYNGSYLHITLPAMKNVQKAINEAGHGDTVKVTTPLNADVYESAGSTVPSAGDFRSDIRSLMVEMVRWLDSNNAPFLVNIYPYLSLYQNPDFPVDFAFFDGNAKPLQDKGITYTNMFDANLDTLVWSLRKAGVPKLDIIVGEAGWPTDGDKDANVKYAKRFYDGFLKKIASNEGTPLRPGHMEAYLFGLLDEDMKSVAPGNFERHWGIFRFDGQPKFEMDFTGKGNDKMPVAAKDVQYLAKRWCVFNKDVKNMSLVAPNMNYACSAADCTPLGYGSSCNNLDMYGNISYAFNMYYQMNDQSAEACVFQGLATLDINNPSNGTCVFPIQIQSAGTRLGTVSRVSVVVSLLVFLALF; this comes from the exons ATGGCTCGAGCCATGGTCCTCTTATGGGCCTGCTCTCTCCTCCTGGTCTCTGCTAACGTGGCCGAGGCCATAGGCGTTAACTGGGGCAACACCCTGTCGTCCCACAACCTCCTCCCGAGCGTGGTGGTTCGATTGCTCAAGGACAACGGAATCGACAAGGTCAAGCTATTCGACTCCGATCCCTGGATCGTTAAGGCCTTCGCTGGGGCCAGCATTGAGGTCATGCTTGGTGTTCCCAACAGTGATCTCAAAAGATTGAGCGACGACTATGGCCAAGCCCAAGATTGGGTTAAACACAATCTCACCAAGCATTTATACCAAGGAGGTGTTGATATTAA GTTTGTAGCGGTTGGCAATGAGCCATTTTTGAAGTCATACAATGGCTCATACCTACACATCACTCTCCCAGCAATGAAAAACGTACAGAAAGCTATTAACGAGGCTGGCCATGGCGACACTGTGAAGGTCACCACTCCCCTAAACGCCGACGTCTACGAATCTGCCGGAAGCACAGTACCATCGGCGGGCGATTTCCGCTCCGATATCAGAAGCCTTATGGTTGAGATGGTCCGGTGGTTGGACTCCAACAATGCCCCTTTCCTTGTCAACATCTATCCGTATCTCAGTCTCTATCAAAATCCTGATTTTCCCGTCGACTTTGCCTTTTTTGACGGTAACGCCAAGCCACTCCAAGACAAAG GTATCACATACACTAACATGTTCGATGCGAATCTCGACACCCTTGTTTGGTCACTCAGAAAGGCCGGAGTTCCAAAGCTAGACATAATAGTGGGAGAGGCTGGGTGGCCGACGGATGGCGACAAAGATGCCAACGTCAAGTATGCCAAGCGGTTCTACGACGGGTTCCTCAAGAAAATCGCTAGCAACGAAGGAACTCCTCTGAGGCCAGGCCACATGGAAGCGTACCTCTTCGGCCTCCTCGACGAAGACATGAAGAGCGTCGCACCGGGAAACTTCGAGCGCCACTGGGGCATATTCAGGTTCGACGGTCAACCCAAGTTTGAGATGGATTTCACCGGGAAAGGCAACGACAAGATGCCGGTGGCGGCCAAAGACGTCCAGTACCTAGCTAAGCGGTGGTGTGTATTCAACAAGGACGTGAAGAACATGAGCCTCGTCGCACCCAATATGAACTATGCTTGTAGCGCGGCGGATTGCACTCCGTTAGGGTACGGGTCGTCGTGCAACAACTTGGACATGTACGGGAATATTTCGTACGCATTCAACATGTACTACCAAATGAACGATCAGAGTGCCGAGGCTTGCGTGTTCCAAGGGTTGGCGACGTTGGACATAAATAACCCCTCAAACGGGACGTGTGTGTTCCCGATACAGATTCAAAGTGCGGGGACACGACTCGGGACTGTGTCCCGAGTGAGTGTTGTTGTGTCTTTGTTGGTGTTTTTGGCCTTGTTTTAG